One Ficedula albicollis isolate OC2 chromosome Z, FicAlb1.5, whole genome shotgun sequence DNA window includes the following coding sequences:
- the RFK gene encoding riboflavin kinase: MKRSIQMGIRVFEDSLIYLIYTKSLTLYKIFTANFSEQVVESFPSDIPTGIYYGWACVGNGDVHKMVLSIGWNPFYKNIKKSVETHIIHTFKEDFYGEILSIVITGYIRPEKNFDSLDALISAIQEDIEEAKRQLDLPEHLKLKEDNFFHLPEGKIVNNR; encoded by the exons ATGAAGAGATCTATTCAGATGGGAATTAGAG TGTTTGAAGATTCTCTTATATACTTGATTTACACAAAGTCACTCACACTTTATAAAATTTTTACAGCTAACTTTTCTGAGCAAGTAGTTGAAAGCTTTCCATCTGATATCCCCACTGGTATATACTATGGATGGGCCTGTGTTGGAAATGGAGATGTGCATAAAATGGTTTTGAGCATAGGATGGAATCCCTTCTATAAGAATATTAAGAAATCAGTG GAAACACACATTATCCACACCTTCAAAGAAGACTTCTATGGAGAAATTCTTAGTATAGTCATAACTGGATACATTCGACCGGAAAAAAACTTTGATTCCTTAG ATGCACTCATTTCAGCAATTCAGGAAGACATTGAAGAAGCAAAAAGACAGCTGGATCTACCAGAACATCTTAAACTTAAAGAAGATAACTTTTTTCATCTGCCAGAAGGCAAAATAGTAAACAACCGCTGA